GCCGGCGAGCGGTGCGGCATGCGCGGCTCCTTCTTCCTGCTGGTCGGGCCCCGGGGCGTGACGCTGGCCGAGCGGGGCCTGCGCGGCGCTCTGGGCGCCGCGCTGCTTTGGTGGCCCTACTACAGCATCCGCCGGTACGGCCTGCTGGCGGGCACCTTCTCGCTCGAGGCAGGGCGCAAGGCGGCCTCCGGCGAGGGCCTCTTCAGCTggcacgccgccgacgccgagGACATCTTCCGCGCCGTCGCCTCGTTCGTGCGCACCTCGCGGGACGGCTCGGCGCTGCTCGAGCAGCTGGAGCAGCACTGCTACGAGAACGTGCCCCTGGTCACGGGCGCCGCCGAGGGCGACGCCGCGGACgatgccgtgccgcacgtgcgcCGCAACGGCGCCGAGTACGCCGTGGTGCACAAGTCTTCCGCCAAGGCCCTTCACCCGCAGTAATAAGAAAGTGCCCTTCCACTCCGCGCTCCCCGTCGGGCGCTGGTGCGCGCGAAGCCTGCGTTGCTTGAAGTTTATTACGATTTTGACAATGCAAGCTTGTCATGGcgccggagcaaaaggcgagactGTGCACGTCCAACTAGGCTCCtggcgccacgagcacagcagacgaCAGTGCAAAAAATATGTATACATAAATATACataatacacacacatatacgtaCTTATAAATACGTGTATATAAACGAATGACTCAATTATACATACAATAAGTCAATGCGGTACAATAAGTATAAATAATGGAAGTGAAGAAATAAAGTAGGTACAGAAAGATACAGAAAGGCCAAAGCTAAATGGAAGCAAAAAGTCTTGCAACGCATTAAATTGCATATCAATCGAAAAGCAGGAAAATCAATTAGAAAAACAGGTGTCAATTGTCGAGAGAATAcagtctcaatttttttttctgaatgttgAAATGGTTGACGAATTTTGCATGATATCAAATAAAAGCATGCCCATCATTAAGTAAATTAGAAATCTGCCACTCTAAAAGCTGACTGCCGTAGTTCTGGTTTTTACCTTAATAAAGTTCCTAGCACTTAAGGTGTAATTAGTTGTGGTATTAGTGTAtatagaaaaaaaagttattagtTATGAATTCTAAAAATGCTTTTTCGGATAACTTTTGTTTATATAGACTACTGACACTCAAAATACTGTCCTGGTGAAAATACTCAGAGGTATGTTCGTACATCGATAAGTGATGAATAAAACGAACACACTTTTTCTGCATTCGGAATAGTTTCCAAGTTAGCTTTTGAAGTGACGCCCCAGATAAGTAGACAACAGTGGAATCTAGGATGAATAGTAGAAAAGTACAACTGACGCTAAAGTTTTAAAGGTAACAGCGTGCGATGCTTATTCGGCATACCAATTGTGCTATGCTACGTTTAATATAACTTGCGTGATGCGTCCACCGTAGATTTTCATGGAACAGTGCACCCAAGAACTTGTACTGGGAAACCCTTTCAAGCGGTTGCGATTGAAATATTAAAGATGCGAGCTTAACTGGCTTGTTAATAGGAGTAAAAACAATAtactttgtttttttaacatttaggTTCAGCAGATTAACCGATGATCACACTGAAAGGGAATTCAACCAGTTAATAAGAGTAATTAGAATAGATATGttatcagaggagaaaaaaacgTTTGTATCTCGGCATATAATACAATATCGGTTGTTTCTGGTATTGCCACGATATCATTGATATAAAGCAGTAAAATCGTAAGACCTAAAATAGAACCTAGAACAGAGGTgcatgcatgcgtttccgttcttGGAAACTGCATGTGTTGGCTACTTTTCCttcaagaatgctatgtcacgttGATAACGCACAAGCCATTCGATACCTGAAAGTACCGGGCGCGAGGCGTTAAAAAAGGGAAGGCacgcaagatagatgacgattctTGTTTGGGGACAAAGTAACCTTAGaggtacaatttttttttttagggtgtAAGAAACGTTTATACCTTCAGAGGCTGATCTTGTCTCCCAAACAcgcgcgctaaaaaaaaaaagaaaaaaaaaagaaaaacccacAACGTTTACACCATTTGTGGCTCTGTGACCCTATACTATTATACTGTGCTTGAGACCATACTTGAGTATGATATTTCTATTCACCTTTTTGACGCGCCGCTGCCTGTAGGGTAGAAGAGAAGGCGCGATGCGTGGAGAGAGTACGAAACTGGATGCGGAGTGGGCTTAGTATGGACTACAGCGGGAACCATATAGAGCCGCCTTTCATGGAGGGAGACCAAATATAGTGGGGCAAAAAGAtatcggtgcccttccactctgtgaaggatgaccagcgcgaagctttgtatgtgggcccccgctgcgggtcggcccggcattgcactaccttcgggatcggcccacatatggggaattttgtctacacatggacacgatcctgggggaactagcctttaacagcttagctgtaaaatGGGGTACGTCTTTGTGTTTattaattcattaattaattacgccgaacgcgggagcagtggcacgaccGCATTCGCACGGTACGTAGCGCcaaggggcgccaacgagccagctgtggaagaaggcaacgacgctggagccaatccTGGTGATAGTTTTGTATCTACGGGCACGATCTTGGGGCAACCCAGGATCGTGTTGGAAAGTTGGAAGGTGATTCAACCTCCCCTTGAAGTCGATCAAAGACAATGTCCTCCTGAGCGAGTTCGGGCGGAGTCAATGCTCACAGCACTCTAACCTCTCGAGTAAGAAGAGTAGGAGTGTCGCACtgctacagcttttttttttttttcttgagctatcttcggggtcggcccatgAAAAGATTAGAAATcaagatgagcaaaacgagaacaaggtgaaatcaGGAGctaacatttcgacaagtggagttgtctttttcaaggcgagaTATGCACTCCTTGGCATAGTATATATAGGTACGGTTTTCCCAAAGGGGCAAGAAGGTAAGGCAAAATGTAGTTATCAGCGTGACTCGGCCTTCTTGATGAGAAAGTGGCGATCGCAGTTTTGCAagtaaggaaacgcaagcaaggcagattatTATTTCTTGGGGACAAAATACtgcccaaagggcgtaaactttcttttcttttttttttagggtcGTGCTGGGAGAGTTGTGGATTTagagatatttatttatttatacatacatacatacatacatacatacatacatacatacatacatacatacatacatacatactgctgcctcaatgaggctattgcaggagtgggatgaacaacaaacatctataaacaagcttgcgtgagttgtttcagtggtagtgaacggatgttggccggtaatgaattccagacttcaattATCGATGGGGAAAAAACTGTTTTTAAAGGAATCAGTGTGGGCACGATTTTCACGAATATGCCCGTATTGCAATATTCGCCATGTAGTATGGGTGCTGTTCTGCTGTTTACTTCAACAAGTGCTCGAAGATGTATTCGTAGATATATTGTGTGACTAGTTATTTTGTTGCATGCAGATTTCGGCCCCAAAtgaaatagttttggttagtaataacatcCCGTACAAGCCAGACAGCGATGAAAAACGATTATCTGTTTGTCTATTCGGCCCCCGCCTTCTACGAGCGGAAAAAAGCCGTAAAAGTTTTTACCATCCGccgtgatcgctgtgttgagcaacgACATCGGCCTCATAAAAGGATGCTCAACGTAGTAAATTCGGAATGTGCGAGAACGGCACCGGTGGCTGACGCAGGTATGCTCATGATGAGCGCTTGAATGTTTCGGGGTTTCATTGAGGTGACCGTGATTGAACAATCGTATGGCGAGTTCGTTTTCCAATTCATGCTAGCAATCGTCAGGTGCCGCTGCTCTTTGTCTAGTGGGAACTGATGCCGCCAAAACGCATCACAATGACACACCGTGGCTGGTGAAGGCTGTCACACGTATGCGCAGCCAAGAACTTGCGCTTTCTATATTACTACAGGCAAAGACCGCACCGCGGTTCCCTCATATCCTTGTGGAAGTTGACGTTACGTAACTGTTTCACGAGAAAGAGCTAAAACAAATCGTTCCACATCACGCGACGGCAACACATTCAAGCAGGTCTgcacaaagaaaggaagaaggctgCTTTCCAGACGTTCTCGTTATCGctcgatgaaaaggtctatatcAGATTTGCAGTATCCTCGAAATGTGCGACGAAATTTAACAGCCTCGcacttattaattttttttttttgtctcgcagTGCGTCATGGAGGCCTTTGGGAAACTACATGTAACTGGAAGTGCCATGTGCATCTCGTAGTGTACTTTGTGGACGGCCTGGTGTTAGGGATTTTTTGCTGGACTTCATTACCGTCCCGCTTGAATTCTGCAATGGCAACATTTGGGTTGAAGTAAATATTTGAATCGTCTTACTAAGAAAATTTTCTAAATAGCTAATGGAACATCCATATTTGTCGAGCCTTTATCTACGAGGAGAAAGGGCATTGTGCTGTCTACCGATCGTCAtttaataaaatgaaaaaaaagtgctCGAAGCACGGTACGGATAAACAAAGATCACGCTTGTTCAGCGTTCGATAAACGCCTATGCTTAGCTGTTTTAACGGAACATTCTGTTATTACGAAACAGCGCAGACGACAGGACGGGTGAAAACGGACAGGACAGTTCACTTCTACACAGGCCCCTTTCGCGCATGTTTCGCTATAATGCGCTCCGAGGACCCGGCCaagcaagccatcgccacaggccgggctgccagcgtcatgagtctccgggacatgaacgtttgagtgcagtggggccgtgctggggcccaaggacctgcgtgtccgcaactcccctgcgtgcaataaagttatcaccaccaccaccacgtaaACCTCGTAAACCAACTATATCCCAGCtcagaacccttgcacacaacgttCTACTCTTCGGCGCAGGCGTTTCGAACTTGCCGTGAAAAGTGTTTTCGTCTCTCTAATCCATTTCTGCCTGTGCTATCCATTGTGAAGAGAAGACCTAACCCACCACGACAGACCGGTAGATCGCACACCAGGCTCATCGCATCCATTGAACAAATGGCATGGCGCGGGACACGAGGTGATATATAGGTATATGTCGGGTCTCTGTATGAACAACTCCGTTTACAGGGCGTCCTACATTAGCTTTCTTGCCCATGCCTTTGCCGAGCGCACCTTGTCCCTAACTAGGCGAACGTACGGGCGAAGTGAGTCTGGTTATACGAGTTTTGGCCTAATGTATTCATGAGTTATTCTTAAAGGTATTTGCGCTGGTGCATTTCGAGCGCGCGTGAGTGTTgctgtgtgtatatgtgtatgagcggtgcgcgtttttctttttttttcttgcccgcCTCCTTCATCCTTAACCGTCTCATCTGGAGTGGCATGTCAAGCCTGTCGCTAAGCTAACCTCCCCAGATACCATTGGACTTTCTCTGTTATCTTAAGTAAATGAACCACGTTCAATACCAGCCAACCAACGCACCTCGAGCAccagattcttggccaatccaccaGAGTTGCCAATGTCACACGAAGGAGGCACTTTCCACCAACCACTGCATCTCGGGCACCTTGCAGGCGTCGCTTGTGTGTAGTTTTATGGTAATAGCAGTATAGTAGTAACTACATTAGGTCGTACTGGCAGGCACCCGCCCTGGAAAATTGGGAAGCAATCGGTTTTGAGTACTTCGTTTACGTACCAACATGCGCGCATGCTTTGAGGCCGCATGTGGCACCATGCCGGCTAAAGTCGCGCATCGCGGTATGCCCGATTCTTCGTAATCGTTCTTTGAAGAACTTCTACGACACAAGTCCGGACCCCCACACGCGGCTTTCCAGTCCTGATGCAGAGCGCCGCGAGATTTGTGGAAGCTACTTTTTTGCTGGTACATGACTAGGCACAAGCCTTCAGGTGACGTATATGTACACGCACTGCTATATGTGCGTAAACCCTGAACTTCGCCTGTATGTAGCGCGTCGCCGTAGACTTGTTGATTCGTACCTTGTAAAGAAACGTAACACATGGTACGAGGCCACACCTGCGCTGGTGCGTCCTCTCCATGCTTGATATAGTTACAGGGCGACCTGGGATATAACCGCGTGTTGCACTATGTAGTCTCTTTTGTTGCCtggtataaaaaaaaatgagtttaGTAGATGTCGACTGAGAAAGCATGACAATACagagcctctttttttttcttgttctttttttttcagcatgccCTTGAAGTCTGCGCGCTGCGAAAGACCTTGGAAGCGGTTGGCGGTTCACCCGGTGGTTGCCAAGCCGACGTCCCGGTGGTTAATTAATCTCACACGAGTAGGGGGCACCGCTCGTGCGGGCTCATGGGGTCGCCCGGGTTGCACTTGAAAGCAGCTGAAAACTCTTCGAGGTTGCGCACGGCGGCGTTGCACGAGCTGTTCTCGTGCCCGCACCACTTGTGACAGCTGCTGATGAAAAAGATCTGGTCAGGGGTGTAGACCTCGAGCCCCTTGAGCAGCACGTGCTGGTGCGTCCTGCGGAAGGCGTGGAAGGCAAGGCGCAGGGCACTGCTCTCGAACAGCGcctggccgccgccgccgccgtgtcGGCACTCGAGCCTGTTCCGGAACTCGTCGGCCGTCGCGTCGTCCCACCAGTTGCGGGGCCGACCGTGCTCGTCGTACCAGCGCCCCTGTTCGTCGAAAGAATGCAGCAGTTCGAGCGCCATGCGCTGCCCGAGTCCAGCGTAGTTGAAGGCGGCCGGGAGTGTATCCTCGAAGAACGGCGTGTTGAGCATGCCTGCCGACACAACGATGGCGTTTCTTTGCGCCGTGTAGAGGACGTCGACGGACGCCTGGTTCGCCTCATGTGCGTCCCTGTGGCCACTGTGCTCGGTGACGTTGATGTACGACTGGAGAAAGTCCTTCAAGCTGAGGTCGCTGACGCGAGCATAGACGCGGTTGACCTGCGCCTCGCTGCGGTGTCGTGGCAGCACCCAGGTGAGCTTGCGCAGCTTGAGCGTCGCCATGGCCTTGGGCCGGTCGCCCAACCAGTGGCTGGCGCGCACgctggccgtggcggccgcacGCAGTCCGTCGGCCATCGCTTCGACAGCCCTGCGCGAGCGGCGCGTGGCGAAGTGGCGCACCACGAAGGCGTTGTAGGCGAGCGGCATCAGGTTGGCCGCGTGGGCCAGGCAAGTGGTCTTGACCAGGCTCGGGCTGGGCTCGAGCCGGCCCAGCTTGGTCTCCAGGGTGGTGCGGAACAGGTCGTACTGGGTGAGCGAGCCGAGAACGCGGGCCGTGTGCCACGCCACGTAGCGCCGCAGCGCGGCGTCCCCGCGGTGGCGCCGCAGGAAGTTTGCGTACCAGCGCACAGCTGCCGGCGCCTCGACGTCCACCGGCGTGTGCGAGTTGGTGCCAGGCAGTTCCGTGAGCCAGTCGCTGAGCGAGCCGCACTCCTCGGCCACCACCTCCAGGGGCACGGTGCGCGTCATGTGATCGACGGCGGGCGGCGTGGCCAGCTCCCGCTCGATGAGTTGCAGGTCGTGCGCCACGGCTTGCGGCTCGTCCAGCAGAGCCAGCTCGGCCACGCGGAGAACGTAGCTCGGCGGGTTGCTCGCCGGCGGCGGTTGAGCGGGTCGCAACGAGACGGTGGCGTTGTGCTCCACGGCTAGCAGCAAGTGCAGCGCGTGACGCGTCGAGAGCCGCAGTAGCGCCCGGAAGGCGCTGCCCACGGTCGCGTTGGCGGGGCCCAGGCCCAACTGCACGATGAAAGCGCGTAGTGTGTCGGGCTCACCACCGCCGGGCGACAGTGAGGTCACGCAGCTCTGATAGAGCGCCACGACCTTGTCGACGGCCGACTGTCCCCGCCGCGGCACCCGGTACGCGGTCCAGGCGTAGTTCATGATGAGCTGCACGCGCGATCCGGCCCTCTCCATGCGCGGCCAGCCGTCGCACACGAAGCGCTCCAGGTCTTGGC
This Dermacentor albipictus isolate Rhodes 1998 colony chromosome 1, USDA_Dalb.pri_finalv2, whole genome shotgun sequence DNA region includes the following protein-coding sequences:
- the LOC135907914 gene encoding neprilysin-3-like; its protein translation is MSCEQRRSKWRCGVTGAMLVGLPLSLLGLATCLGRRGTVSSPGLCSTSACRTAALALNMSLSRSVGPCQDLERFVCDGWPRMERAGSRVQLIMNYAWTAYRVPRRGQSAVDKVVALYQSCVTSLSPGGGEPDTLRAFIVQLGLGPANATVGSAFRALLRLSTRHALHLLLAVEHNATVSLRPAQPPPASNPPSYVLRVAELALLDEPQAVAHDLQLIERELATPPAVDHMTRTVPLEVVAEECGSLSDWLTELPGTNSHTPVDVEAPAAVRWYANFLRRHRGDAALRRYVAWHTARVLGSLTQYDLFRTTLETKLGRLEPSPSLVKTTCLAHAANLMPLAYNAFVVRHFATRRSRRAVEAMADGLRAAATASVRASHWLGDRPKAMATLKLRKLTWVLPRHRSEAQVNRVYARVSDLSLKDFLQSYINVTEHSGHRDAHEANQASVDVLYTAQRNAIVVSAGMLNTPFFEDTLPAAFNYAGLGQRMALELLHSFDEQGRWYDEHGRPRNWWDDATADEFRNRLECRHGGGGGQALFESSALRLAFHAFRRTHQHVLLKGLEVYTPDQIFFISSCHKWCGHENSSCNAAVRNLEEFSAAFKCNPGDPMSPHERCPLLV
- the LOC135907913 gene encoding docking protein 1-like isoform X3 produces the protein MGTEETAKTGYLHVLHQGFLKVHTRTQSQQFSADSFGEMTEWIEAIRGVTFGQQAVATSSVQDSPIVEEENTLYGSLDAPHVFRVRALPTEAGERCGMRGSFFLLVGPRGVTLAERGLRGALGAALLWWPYYSIRRYGLLAGTFSLEAGRKAASGEGLFSWHAADAEDIFRAVASFVRTSRDGSALLEQLEQHCYENVPLVTGAAEGDAADDAVPHVRRNGAEYAVVHKSSAKALHPQ